In the genome of Paenibacillus pabuli, the window TAAATGAACGGATTATCCTTGAAAACTACATTCCGGCCGGAATGATCGGGGATCAGAAGAAGTTGAACAAAGGAGGAGGTGAGGGAGATGGATAGGGCAGTGAAAGTTACCCGGAGCCTAACAACCAAGCTGGAAACGCGCGAAGCGTCAGACCAGTCACTTGTGATTGAAGGTTATTTTGCTGTGTTCAATCGTGAAACAGAGTTGTGGCCGGGAGCATTTGAAGTCATTGCACCTGGAGCGTTTGACCGTACCCTTGGTAATGACATTCGGGCACTGGCAAATCACGAAACCATGTTCGTTCTTGGCCGGAATAAGGCCGGAACCTTGGAACTAAAAACGGATAGTCATGGTCTTTGGGGCCGGATCAAAATTAATCCGGATGATTCGGATGCAATGAACTTGTATGCGAGGGTCAAGCGCGGCGATGTGGATCAATGTTCGTTTGGATTCAACATTGTGGACGAGGATACAGATTGGCGGAATGATGACACGGTCAAATGGACGATTCGGGAAATTGATCTGCACGAGGTCAGCGTCGTGACGTTCCCGCAATATGCTGAAACTGGCGTGCAGGCAAGGAAGAACGAAGTGAAGCAGCACCGTGAGCGTCAATTGCAGCAGCGAAAACATTTACTAAAGGGGAGGCTGGCTAACTAATGGCACTGAGACAAATTATGTTGGCGAAAAAGATCAAGCAGCGGAAGGCAGACTTGGAGGGCATCATTGAGCAAGAACGTGGACTAAAAACCCGTTCAGATGAACTGGAAAAGGCCATCGAAGAAGCTTCAACAGATGAAGAGATTAATGCAGTGGAAGAAGACATTGAAGCCATCGAAGGTGAGAAAGAGGAACTTGCCAATAACAAAAGCACCTTGGAAGGCGAGATTGTTGAATTGGAACGCGAGCTGGCAGAAGTCAACAGCAAAGAACCGAACAACACTCCGCCTCCAGCTTCTGGTGAGCAACGTCAACAACAACATTTCCAAGGGGGCGAGATCAGAATGAAAGTGAACAAAGGTTTCTTCAAAGGTATGGAGCGCAGCGCAGCAGAGGCAATCATTCAGCGCCGAGAAGTAAAAGATTTCTTGGATAAGGTCCGTTCTGGAGACATTCCAAACGAAAAAAATCTCAACAAACGTGGCGTAACAGGCGGAGAGCTGGGCATCCCGGATGTCATCCTTGGTTTGATTCGCGACAATCTGCACCGTTATTCGAAACTCATTTCTAAAGTGAATCTCAAATCTATTCCGGGCACGTCACGTACTAACATTGTCGGGGATATTCCCGAAGCAATCTGGACAGAAGCTTGCGCCACGCTAAACGAATTGGAGCTGCGCTTCTACCAAGTGGAAACGGACGGTTACAAAGTTGGTGGGTTCATTCCGATCTGCAACGCACTTCTGGAAGATTCGGACTTTAACTTGGGTAACGAGATCATGGATGCTCTCGGCCAAGCGCTTGGTTTGGGTGTGGATAAGGCGATTTTGTACGGTACGGGTGTAAAGATGCCAATCGGAATCGTGACACGCCTTGCTGAGAAGGTCAAGCCTGCGTACTGGGGGATTAACTACCCGACATGGATCAATTTATCTACATCTAATGTAGGTCAAGTAGATCAAGGAACGGATTCCAAGGCTTTCTTTGCAAACCTGATCCGATTCAGCGGCAAGGCGAAATCCAATTACGGGAATGGCGGTAAATTCTGGGCCATGAACGATACTACGTACACGGAGCTACAAGCACGTTTGGTAGAATTTAACGCTGCTGGTGCAATCATCGCTTCTATCAACAACGTCATGCCTATCATTAATGGTGACATCGTGATCCTGCCGTTTATGGCAGATGGCGACATCGTGGGCGGTTACGGTTCCCAATACCTCCTTGCTGAGCGTTCGGGTTCACAGTTTGCGGTGTCTGAACATGTTCAGTTCATTCAAGACAACACAGTGTTCAAGGCAACAGCTCGTTACGATGGTAAGCCGATTATGGGTCAAGGTTTCGTCGCAATGAACATTAACGGTGTTGCTCCAAAAACGACAGTAGCATTTGCTCCAGACACGGCAAACGATGAAACTGACACTCCTGACGGAGCTTAAAACACGAAAGGGTGATCTGAATGCCTTACATCGTCATTAAGGACTTCAAGGATTTAGAAGACAAAAACCACATTTACCGCGCCGGGGATAAGTATCCTCGGTCTGGACGTGGCAAGAAGGATCGGATAGAGGAATTGCTTGGTTCGGAGAATCGGCGCGGCGAACCATTAATTCAGGAAGTAGGCGATTGATATGGATATCGCCCTGATTGTTGGATTAATCAAGGAACGTTTGGCTATTCGTGCGAACGTGCGGGACAACTACATTACGGCCATCGCCAATTCGGTGGTGAAGGAACTGGAGGATGAGAAGGGGTTAACGCTGGATGCGGATAACGCCTATCACCTCCAGTTTTGCGTAGATTATGCCGCGTGGCGATATCAGAGCAGGGACAGCGAGGGGAGTATGCCGAGACACCTTCAATTCAGGCTTCACAACCTGATCCTGCACGCACGGAGGCGCACATGAGAGGCGACCACGAATTGATCCTGATTAAGCCAGGTGGACGAACGAAAGACAATATCGGTAATGAGATCATTACCGATCCAGTGGAAACGCCAGTTCTTTGTGATCTGCGATCCGTAGGACGTAATGAGTTTTACAGCGCAGCTACTGCGGGGATGGCTCCAGAAATGGTCTTTGTGATCCACCCTTATGAATATGCCGGGGAACAACTTGTCAAATTCGAGGACGTGAAGTATCAAGTCATACGAACGTATTCGGACAATGATGAAGAGCTTGAACTGGTATGTGGGAAGGTGAAGGGGAAATGACATCCATTGACCGACTAGCGCAGGAAATTGTGAGTGCTGTCAAGGCATATACAGATGATGTCTCTGACGCAATAGAAAAGCGTGTTGATGAAGTAGCTGAGTCGGTTCGTGCTGAAGCTGACGCTAACGCGCCTAAAAGATCAGGTAAGTATGCCAAAGGATTCAAGGTGACCAAGCAGGGCAGTAGCGGAAAGGCCAAACGTGTGGTTTGGAATAAGAAGAATTCGAGAATTGTCCATTTGCTTGAGTTTGGACATGCAAAGCGAGGCGGCGGCAGAGTTGCAGGCCGCCCACATTTGCGTCCTGCTTATGATCACCATGCCGCTAATCTGCCAGACGACATAAAACGGATCATTAGGAACGGAGGATAGACGGGGATGCAGCAAGCCGAATTATATCAACTGCTTGAATCCATAGGTTTACCTTTAGCCTATGGCGAGTTCAAGTCTACCCCTGAATTACCCGCTCCTGATCCGCCGTTCATCGTCTATCAATTTGGCTATTCTGGCGACTTGATGGCGGACAATCGAAATTATCTGAAGATTTCTAATTTTCAGATTGAGCTATACACCGATATCAAGGATTTGGCGGCGGAAGGGCTTGTGGAAGATGTTCTTGAAGTAGCTGAATTACCTTATTCGAAAACCGAAATTACGCTTGATAGCGAAGCGATGTATCAAATCATTTATGAAATACAACTCATTGGAGGGTGAAGACAAATGTCAGAAAACAAAGTTACGTTTGGTCTGGACAAGGTACACATTGCATTCTTTGATAAAGATGCTACAGCCGGACAACCAAAATGGGAAACGCCAATTCCGATTCCAGGTGCTGTACGCTGGGCGCCTGAAGCACAAGGGGAGACAAGTACATTCTTTGCTGACAACATGGCATATTTTCTTGTGACAAGTAACAACGGTTATACCGGAGAACTGGAGATGGCCAACATTCCAGATGAGATTAAAGCCCGGATGTTTGGCTGGAAGATTGATGACAACGGTATGTTGGTCGAGATTGCAGACGGCATGCCGGAGAGGTTTGCTTTGCTGGGTCAGGTCAAAGGTGACAAGCGAGATAGACGCTTTGTGTACTACGATTGCCAAGCAGCTCGTACAGCCAAGGAGAACACCACTAAAGGGGAATCGACGGAAATTGTGGGTGAAACCCTGTCCATGACATCTTCGCCAATTGAAATCAATGATAACGTCATTGTTAAAGGTGATTTGGAGTTGAACGCAACGAATGCGACTCAGTTCAATTCCTTCTTCTCTAAAATCTACACGCCGACGTTCACACCTGCGGCTTAATCTCTTAATGTATTGAATCCCGTCCGATCTGATTGGACGGGATTTACCCATATTTAAATGAATGGAGACGATGAACATGAAAGAACTTCAATTTGGAGAAAAGACAGTACCCATCACCGCATCAGCCCCGGCACTACTTTATTATAGACAGGAATTTGGGGCTGATTTAATTGGGGATATGACAAAGATGATTAGCGACTATGACACAGGGGGAGATCAAGAAGAAAAGTCAGAAGAAAACCCAGAAGCTACGACATCCGATGCTCTTGCGCTGGGGAATATTAACTTCTTGTCTTTCTTGCAACTGGCTTGGGCTATGGCGAAGGCGTATCAGTACGGAAAACCCTTCCCTAAATTTGAAACGTGGCTGAATGATTATGGTGAAGATATCGATTTCTCGGATGAGGGATTCATTATCGATATTGTGGAGGAAGCCACGACAGGCTTTTTTCGTCAAAATCAGGGAGTCAGAGGAGCATTCGCAAGCCGTAGAAAATGATTCTCGTTTAGAGATAGATTTGTTGGCTATTGGCAAGCGAATCGGCTTGAACATGCAGGAAATGAGCGAAATGACATGTTCTGATTTGATTGATCTTGCTCGAAGCTTCACAGGTAAGGATGAGAAGAAGAAAGGGCCGCGAGAAGCTACACAAGCGGACATTGATGCCTTTTATGGGCGTTAGGGGTGTACACATGTTACCAATGACATGCAGCGATGGGTGCGGTCAGGATTTCGTGCTGATTAGCCATGGAAAAGAACAGGTGTTGCCGGGTGTGGACAGGGTTGGTTTTTCCTGTCCTCATTGTGGCAAGGTCTATACTGCGTATTATTCAAACCGCAAAGTGGAGAAATTCCACGCAGAGCTTGCTGAACTGCAACAGCGTCCGGCAAAGGGCGGGCTGACACGTAGACAGGTGCAGGGGATCATCGTCCGAATCGAAAATACCAAAAAGAAACTCGCTACTGAAATGGCGCGTCTGCGAAAAGAGGTTGAAGAATCCCAAACGTCTGGGAATTCATAAAGCGTGGTGAATGAAATGGAGAAAGTGAAGTGTCCGCATTGCGGGCATTTGCTCTTTAAGGCGCGTTCTGCTGATCTGGAGATCAAGTGTTTGCGGTGCAAAAAGATAGTTGAAGTCAAAATGAAGGAACAGAGCGAGCCGCACACCAAGTAGCGAGCCATGCCTGCCTGATACAAAGGGTAGGTGGGCCGTGTGGCGGAAACGATTAAGGGGATTAACGTTGTCATTGGTGCGGAAACAACGGGGCTTAGCAAAGCCTTATCCGATGTCAACAAGAAATCAAGGGACATCCAATCCGAACTAAAACAGGTTGAAAAGCTGCTGAAGTTAGATCCGGGTAATACGGAGTTGCTTGCTCAAAAGCAGAAACTGCTTGCAAGTTCTATCGGAAACACTCAGGAAAAGCTGAACCGATTACGCCAAGTGCAGGAACAGGTGAATCAGCAGTTTGCCCGTGGGGACATTACCGAAGGCCAGTACCGAGCGTTTCAGCGTGAGGTCCAGAAGACGGAGCAGGAGCTGCGCGGACTGAACAGCCGTTTGGATGAGACAACCCAAGAGATTGGAGATCAAGGCAAAAAGGTAAGTAAGCTGGGTCAGGATTACAAAGATGCTTTTGAGCAGGCCAAGCAATCACTGGGTAACAGCTTCGACCAGATGAAGAAAGTCGGCGCAGGCGTCACGGCGTTTGGCACGGGCTTGGCGGCCGGGCTAGGCGTTGCTGTAAAAAGTGCAGCGGACTTTGAACAAGGCATGGCAAATGCTTATTCCGTTATGGACCCGGCTGAGGTAAGTAAGTTCAAGGCCGAACTGGAACAACTCGCTATCACCATGGGCGCGCAGACGAAGTACAGCGCGACCGAGGCTGCCCAAGGTATCGAAGAACTGATTAAAGCGGGTGTCAAGGTACAAGACGTCATGAACGGCGGCTTGTCAGGTGCTTTGTCCTTGGCAACGGCTGGAGAATTGGAACTGGCGGATGCTGCTGAGATTGCATCTACAGCGCTCAACGCCTTCAAATCCGATTCGCTTTCCGTCCAAGATGCGGCCGACATTTTGGCCGGGGCAGCGAACGCTTCAGCAACCAGCGTGAGCGAATTAAAATTCGGATTGTCCCAATCGGCTTCTGTTGCCGCTTCAGTGGGCTTGTCCTTTAAAGATACAGCAACGGCTCTAGCGGCCTTTGCGCAAAATGGCTTGAAGGGGTCCGATGCGGGTACATCCCTCAAAACCATGCTTATGCGGCTACAGCCAACCACGGCAGATGCTTATGCCACGTTCAAGGATTTAGGGTTATTGACGCTGGACACCGGGAAAGCCATGGAATACTTGTCGAAGCAAGGCATCAAACCAGCGGAAATGAGCATCGACGGTATTACCCAAGCATTAGCAACCTATATGGCCCGAGCAGACGGGGCCAAGACGGTAACAGGGAAGTACTTCAAGCAAGCGAAGGAAATGGCCGAGGCAAACGGCTGGGTGTATTCGTCGTTCTACGATGCCAACGGGTCACTCAAAGACATGTCCGAAATCGCTGGACTTCTGAACGAAAAAATGTCCGGTCTGAACGACATGCAGCGGCAAGCGGCCATGAATACGATGTTCGGATCAGATGCGATCCGCGCGGGTAACATCCTCTATAAAGAGGGTGCCGAGGGGATCAACGCAATGGCAGCAGCCATGGATAAAATCGATGCTCAAATGGTTGCCGCGCAGAAGATGGATACCCTTAAAGGTGCGCTTGAAGAATTACGCGGGGCCATGGAGACGGCCCAGATTACCATTGGTAATGCGCTGATTCCAGCCCTGCGGAAAATTGTATCCACGGTGCAAGTCGTTGTCGATATGTTCAACAAGGTACCGGAGGGTGCAAAATCATTTATTGCAGTGCTGGGGGCTATCACGGCAGCCTTGGCGCTCATTGCGGGGCCACTTCTGATCCTGATTGGATTTATACCGCAGATTGCGGCGGGGCTGACGATGCTTACACCGATGTTCACGGCACTTTGGACGGCCATCACAGGTCCAATCGGTATTGTTGTCGCAGCCATCGCCGCTGTCGCTGTCGGACTAACATATTTGTACAAGACCAACGAAACGGTAAGGGACGCACTGAATGCAGCTTGGCAAGCCATCAAATCGGCAGCCGAGGCTGTTTTTGGTGCGCTCAAGTCGTTTTGGGCCACATGGGGCGGAGAGATCACCGGACTATTCAACACACTATGGAACGGCGTCAAGCTGGTCTTTAACACGGTGTTAAAAGCCCTATCTGAAGTTGTGAAATCCATCTTTGCCGGGATTAAGTCGTTCTGGGCCACCTGGGGCAATGACATTACGGCTTTCTTCAAAGCCACCTGGGCAACTCTGACATTGATGTTCAATACCGTGTTCAAGGCTTACTTTGAATTGGTCAAGTTCATCTTCAACGAGATTAAAGCGTTCTGGGAAAAATGGGGTTCCACGATCACAGCCGCATTCAAGGGCGTGTTCGAAATTCTCAAGACGATATTCAGCACGACATTCAACGTGATCTTCACGGTCGTTAAGACCATATTCAACAACCTGAAGGCGTTTTGGGATACGTGGGGAGCCACCATTACAACGGTCTTCCGAACGGTGTTTAATGTGGTGAAATCCGTCTTCTCGGGTGCTTGGAATGCCATCAAGATCATTGTGGAAACCGTAATCGGTGTGATATCCGGTATTATCAATGCATGGTTGGCTATCTTCAAAGGTGATTGGGCCGGGGCTTGGAATGCAGCCAAGGGCGTAGTAGAAACCGTCTGGAAAGGTATCACAGGCATTTTCAAAAATGCGTTCAATACGATGAAAGATGTTGGGAAGAACATCATTCAAGGTCTGGTGCAGGGTATTGCGAACATGAAGGATGTCGTTGTCCAGAAGGCTAAGGAAATTTCGGAAGCCATTGGTGGTTTCTTCAAGAAGTTTTTTGATATCCACTCTCCATCCCGTCTGACAACTGGATACGGTGAAAACATCGGCCAAGGTTTGGCAAACGGGATAAGCAATAAGACCAAGACAGCGGAAAAGGCAGCCAAGGAGACGGCCACGAAGGTTAACAAGGCTTTCAAGGATGCGTTCGCCACAGCGCAGTACAATTTCAAAATGGGCAATCTGGACACTGCTGGTTATGTAGCGGCTTTGGAAAAGGTGAAGTCTTCTTATGCCAAAACGTCAGCTCAAGTTCAGAAGGTAACCCTTGAGATCAAGAAAGCGCACGAGCAGCAAACCAAGTCAGCCGAGAAGGCAGCCAAGGATTCATTCGCTGCATCCAAGGCGTACATTGATGCCAGAGCATCGACGGGCAAGGTTACGCTGGAGCAAGAGCTTGCCATGTGGGAGAAGGTCCAAGCCAAGTATAAGGCTGGAACTGCGCAGCATATTGCGGCGGAGAAGGAAGCCTATAAGATCAAGCAGGAACTGGCAAAAGCAAGCTTCCAGTCTTCGAAGGATTATATTGAAAAGGCGGCAGCCGCTAATGAAATGTCTCTTACTCAGCAGTTATCTGCATGGGAACGGGTGCAGGCCAGATACAAAGCTGGTTCCGCTGAAGCCGAGGCTGCGGAAGAAGCAGCAGGCAAGGTCAAACTAGAGATATACAACCAGCTCACCCAAGCCAGTGAGGACTTCTTGGCGAAGACGAAAGAGGTTAACGCAAATGTCGCCGCTGAAGAATTGCGTCTTAACGGCGTGTATGAACAAGCGGTAGAGCAGCGGGCCAAGGCTATCAACGACTTTGCGGGATTGTTTGACGAAGTGGTTGCGAAATCCGAGACGTCCGGCCAGCAGCTTCTCGACAACCTTCGCGGCCAAGTGGATTATCTGGCTACGTGGGCATCTAATATTGAAACGCTGGCCGCGCGAGGCATTGACAAGGGTCTACTGGAAGAATTGCGGCAGATGGGTCCGAAGGCAGCTCCTGAGCTGGCTGCGCTCAATACACTGACGGACGAACAGCTTGCGGAGTACACCGGACTGTGGAAAACCAAATCGGCAGAGTCGCGAGCTATTGCCGTGCAAGAGCTGACCGGGTTACGTGAGGATACAGACAAGCAGATTACTCAGCTTCGCGCAGATGCTGCCACTCAACTGGATGGACTCAAGGCTGATTTTGATGCAAAGGTGAAAGCGATCCGGGTCGGCACTACGAACCAGTTCAATGCGATGAAATCCGACTTGCCCAACATCGGTAAACAGGCTATGCAGGGATTACTTGATGGTCTGGCTTCCATGCAGGGTGCGGTGCAGGCCAAAGCGCAACAAATAGCCGATTCGGTGCGAACGACTATGCAGAAGGCGCTGGACATCCATTCTCCGTCCCGTGAAATGAAATGGATCGGAGAAATGGCCGGACAAGGGCTTGTGCAAGGTATGGCAAGCATGATGTCCAATGTACAGCGGCAGGCGCGGGAAATGGCCGAAGCGGTACAACCGTCTGTCGGTTCTTCTTCCGGGGGCGGAACTGATTCAGGTCCTGTAAGTCTGAATATGGAAGGGTTGTTTGCGGGTGCGGTGTTTAGTGTGCGGAGCGACGAAGACATCCGGGCATTGGCGAAAGAAATGGCAATGGAAATGTACGCTCTCACACAACAAGCCACACGAGGTACAGGAGGTTCACGATGAGTAACGAAATGATATGGCTTGGCGGGAAGTCCAACATAGAGTTGGGCTTCTTGGTGCGTGGTACGTCCCGGCGTCCTGGTCTACCGGATACGGTGGATCGGACGCTGAACATCCCTGGACGTAATGGACAATACAATTACGGGGCCGATATCGGGGCAAGGACGTTTGTTTATGACTGCGCGATGATTACCAAGGACTATATGGCGTTACAGCAGGCCGTTATGGGTTTGGCGTCCCATTTAGTGGACAGTTACGGAAAACCGCGCAAACTCGAACTGAGACAGCGAGAGAGGCCAAATCAGGCGTTCGCCGTGCAACTGACGGGTAGTTTTGATCCTGAACGGATCATGGGACTCGGGATGTTCTCTCTATCCCTGATTGCTCATGATCCATTTGCCTATGGTCTGGAGCAAATCGAAGAGGTGTTAATAACGACATCGCCTTACAAACAACAAGTCGTCAGTAAAGGCAATGTTCGAACCGCTCCGTTAATTGTCATTACAAACCAAGGAAACAAGGCGCTCAGCCGATTACGTATAACCAATGAATATTTATTAGAGGGGTGATCGTTTATGAACATGTCAAATTATTTAGCAAACGCTTTACTTAATCAGGTTTTCCGTAATACAGCATGGACAAGACCGACCACGATTTATGTTGCGCTTTATACAACGAACCCAACAGCGGCCGATACAGGACAGGAAGTTTCGGGCGGTGGGTATACACGGCTCCCAATCGTGTTTGGTCCTCCGGCGATCGAAGGCGGAAAGCCAACAATCAAGAACATTGCGGATATTGCATTTGCTATTGCCACGGCTTCGTGGGGCACAGTGTCGCACATAGGAACGCGAGATGCGGCTACTGGTGGTAATCTCTTGTACTTTGGTCCTTTGGATTCACCACGTAGCATTCTGGCAAATGACGTTTTCAAACTATTAACCGGATCGGTTGCGCACACATTGACATAAGGAGGTATGACCAATGTTCGAAACAATGTATCCGGCAGCAGTCAACAGCAGGCAGACGGAGCTGGCGGCGGCTATTGACGATATTCAAACCAGTTTCATGGTGCTGGACGGTTCTGTATTACCTCCAGCACCCAATGAACTCACGATTGGTACGGATGAATCAGCCGAGACCATTAAATATGAAGGGCTGAGCGGTAACGAGCTTACAGGCGTTACCAGAGGGTTTGAAGGTGTCGCTAAATCGTGGGCGGCAGGAACAAAGCTTGGTAGATACTTCACGGCATACGATCATGATACGTTTCGGGGAAATATTGAAGATTTGAACGTCAGGCTCAACAACATCCCTGCGCCCATGGATGCTTCTCTAACAGATAAGGGTATCGTCCAACTGTCCAATAAAGTGAATGGCACATCCCAAAATCTAGCTGCTACTGAAAAGGCGGTTAATGATACAAGGTTGAGTATTGTAAACGACTATATCCGGCAGCCAGGTTACGCCGTTACAACCGGAACAGCTACAGCTTACGTGGTTACACTTGATCCAGTGCCCGCATCATTGCCTGCTGGATTTGGGATTACGATTGTCCCTCATGTAGCAAGTGGGGCAGCACCTACACTCAATGTAAATGGACTTGGTGCCATTCCTCTTAAAAAACAAGATGGCACTGCGTACGCTGCTGGTGATCTACTGGCGGGGAAACCCTACAGCTTCCGGCGTGTTGGATCGGATTTTTTGGCAGATAGTGGCGGAAGGGAGGTGGAAATACCCGGCCAAACAGAGATGACCGTGACCTATAGCGAGGATATCGCACAGGGAGATATGGTAAGGATCTACACAGAACCGAATTATAGACTACCAGACTTGAGTGAACGCCCAAGCGCAGGAGTCGCAGTTTTGGCTATTTCAAGTGACGATAACTATCTAGTCGTATCGCCGTCTGCCTCGCCGTTCTATGCTTTTTACAAACGATCAGGAGATACGTTTGTAAAACTACCCAACCCGACGATCCTGCCATCTGTTGGAGCTACGAGTCTACGGTTTTCTTCAGATGGAGTCTACTTATATGTAGGACTTACTACCGCGCCATTTCTGATGGTGTACAAACGTTCAGGTGACACATTTACCAAACAAGCTGACCCAAACATTCTGCCGCCTGATTTAGCTTCTGGTATAAAGATATCAAATGACGGTATTTATGTATCTGTGAGTTGTAGATCCACACCCTACATTATATTTTACAAACGATCAGGAGATACGCTCATAAAATTATCTGACCCGATGATCATGCCCCCGGTATTTTCGTCTTATGTAGACCTATCAGATGACGGCAAATATTACGCTTGGACAACCAATAGCTCATCAACTACGACACGCCTTATGCTCTACGAGCGCACAGGAGACACTTTTGCAAAAATACCAGATCCTAGTGAAGTGCCAATAACTGGCGTGAGAAGTTGCAGCTTTGCGCCCGGCGCAAAGTATTTAACCATAGGGCCGGGTGTTATGCCTTACCTTTGGACCTATAAACGTACAGAATCCGAATTTATTAAAATGGATGATATGAAAGAAAATCTTTCAGGTGTTCCGAACGATATTAGCTATTACGATAATGGATCGCGGCTAATGGTGTGGTTAACTGATCGCCCTTATTTAGTAGCTTTAAAGTCTGACAAGATGATGTACAAATTAACCGCATGGGACGGTCCTCTTGCTAGTATTAATACTTTTGTTGTAGGTAAAGAATTTATTGTAGTGGGTAAGTTCGGGACTCCGTTCTTGGAATTATATAAGATACGAAAACCTACGGTGAGAAAAATTAACAATATAGCGGCTTTAATGTCAGTCAATGATGTGGATGCCATTGGTTACGCAAAAGAGAGCGGAGCGGCTGGGGATAGCCGGAAAATTATCGCTCTAATCAAATAGGAGGTGCGACATGAAGTTTTATATCAAATTGGACGGAGATATCATCCGTGACATCATCGAATACCCATATCAGGGTTACCAAGAGGTTGAGATCCCAACACCACTACCGATTGGAATTAACGGCGGATACTATCGCTGGCAGGATGGACAGGCGGTGCTGGATCAAGCGCTCAAGGATGAGGTGGACAAAGCCAGCAGACCTATTGAGTACGTTGAACTGGAGCAAAGGTTGGCAGCTTCCGAAGCCGAAACTGCACAGTTAAAAGTGGAAAGCAACGCAAACCAACTCGCTCTCATGGAATTGCACATGATGCTACTGAGTGTGTTGCCAGATGAGGATTAAGCTTGCCAGTCTGCTGATCCGTTGGGCTGTAGCA includes:
- a CDS encoding phage tail domain-containing protein, translating into MSNEMIWLGGKSNIELGFLVRGTSRRPGLPDTVDRTLNIPGRNGQYNYGADIGARTFVYDCAMITKDYMALQQAVMGLASHLVDSYGKPRKLELRQRERPNQAFAVQLTGSFDPERIMGLGMFSLSLIAHDPFAYGLEQIEEVLITTSPYKQQVVSKGNVRTAPLIVITNQGNKALSRLRITNEYLLEG
- a CDS encoding phage tail fiber protein — protein: MNMSNYLANALLNQVFRNTAWTRPTTIYVALYTTNPTAADTGQEVSGGGYTRLPIVFGPPAIEGGKPTIKNIADIAFAIATASWGTVSHIGTRDAATGGNLLYFGPLDSPRSILANDVFKLLTGSVAHTLT
- a CDS encoding phage tail protein, coding for MFETMYPAAVNSRQTELAAAIDDIQTSFMVLDGSVLPPAPNELTIGTDESAETIKYEGLSGNELTGVTRGFEGVAKSWAAGTKLGRYFTAYDHDTFRGNIEDLNVRLNNIPAPMDASLTDKGIVQLSNKVNGTSQNLAATEKAVNDTRLSIVNDYIRQPGYAVTTGTATAYVVTLDPVPASLPAGFGITIVPHVASGAAPTLNVNGLGAIPLKKQDGTAYAAGDLLAGKPYSFRRVGSDFLADSGGREVEIPGQTEMTVTYSEDIAQGDMVRIYTEPNYRLPDLSERPSAGVAVLAISSDDNYLVVSPSASPFYAFYKRSGDTFVKLPNPTILPSVGATSLRFSSDGVYLYVGLTTAPFLMVYKRSGDTFTKQADPNILPPDLASGIKISNDGIYVSVSCRSTPYIIFYKRSGDTLIKLSDPMIMPPVFSSYVDLSDDGKYYAWTTNSSSTTTRLMLYERTGDTFAKIPDPSEVPITGVRSCSFAPGAKYLTIGPGVMPYLWTYKRTESEFIKMDDMKENLSGVPNDISYYDNGSRLMVWLTDRPYLVALKSDKMMYKLTAWDGPLASINTFVVGKEFIVVGKFGTPFLELYKIRKPTVRKINNIAALMSVNDVDAIGYAKESGAAGDSRKIIALIK